Below is a window of Brassica napus cultivar Da-Ae chromosome A5, Da-Ae, whole genome shotgun sequence DNA.
CAAAGGGTGTTTCCACTGAAGAAgcctgtttttttttatggttaatCAGTTTTCTTCACAGAATTGACGTGTGGAAGCAGCTGGTTGTGCATTTGCGGAGGATACCAAGTATTCTCTATCACATATCATACAATATGCCCATTCGTCAAGCTTACTCATATAGATCGGTCTCATCACATGAATATGGACCACAACATATAACGTCCAACATACAGCTGGAAAAATAAGGGAATGCTAGGCCTAAAAGAAGCAAAGCATTTATACTTTCTTTGACTAGTGTATCGACTCCGGTTTAAGGCCACACCATAAGTTTGGTTTCCATAACATTagtatcctactatataaaagctaCTAATTTTGAGACTTCTTAGAAGTGCCACATAGGATAAAATATTCTCTATCAATCAAACTGCTATGTCATCGCGAATGTTTAGATGATGGGTCTCGAACCATCCAAACCCATCAAAATAGCCAGCCCATTGTATAACTTATAGCTTCCTTTTCTTTAGCATACTTACCTCAGACGTCTCCAACGACTCTAAATCTGTTCGTCTACCCAACTTCACCGGTATAACTCCTACGACTACAACAATGGCACTTCAATGCTCCATTATAACTCATCAAGTGAAAACTCTTTGTACctctccacatccctcttcTCAATCTCTTGTCCAGTTccttaaatttgatttgtcacAAAAAGTTAGTGCATCAGAtagtttttgaaattcaaataatACTAGATGTTTTTATGCACCATGTGcaatgataaattttttaaaagttaaattatatttaaaatgaaattattaatattatatattttattatttttgactaatatttaatataaagttgacTATTTTTGAGACTATAATGTttgtataaaccctaaaccctaatcactaaacccttaaCCCAAATATAGACCCtaaacactaatcactaaaccctaaatcctaatcactaaaccctaaacccaaatataaaccctaaaccctaatcactaaaccctaaacccaaatataaaccctaaacccaaatcactaaaccttaaacccaaatataaaccctaaacccaaatataaaccctaaaccataaccactaaactctaaacccaaatataaaccctaaaattaaaCTCTACTCACCCACTTAAATTCTAAAACCCTAGACAAACCCCTAGTTactaaatctaaacccaaataacTAAAGTATAAATCCAAACAATCTATATAATATGTTGTCAATTTTCTCAATGTAGACGACATAGTATGGAACCGGTATAAATAGTATAGATGTACTGGTCCACTCCATTTACATTTTCCAAATGACCAAGTTTAAGAACGaaattactaaaccctaaacactaattactaaatcctaaacccaaatataaacccaaaaccctaaactgtAAACCcaaatctcaaaatctaatgCAAACCTCAACTTCACCACCATTCCTCTAAATAATAGAATTTAGATTTCTAAACTAGAATTGGTAATAATGAAGAttccaaataatcaaatttgtgcaacatttaaaaaatgaatttatattaCAATCAATCACAGAAAATGACAATGAAAATAactatcgaatttgaaaacatggcatattattacattttagGAATAGTATAGCATTTCGTCTCAATAGTATGGTATCTTTGCACAAATATCTACCTaaagaatatatactatactattcaTTTCACAAAATATAGTATAGACGAaaagttcatcttcttcaattcttcatTCTTAGACATGCTGATACGCATTCATTTGGCTCACTCTCATTATTCTTTACAACCATATAGAGATCGTCTTCATCTACTCCTTTTTCTGACACAGCAACACTTTACAGATCCGCTGTCGTTACTCTTTATCAGTGGATATCTATCATGGATCTAACTTTGATGCGATAATCCCATCTCATTTGCaagatttaaaaacaaaaacaatatgaaaacaaaagcatgatTGTAAGAATCAGTGAGTTAAGAGATGGAGGAAAAAATTAAAGAGTTGGTGTGTGTGGTGCCCTAATCGAGCTTAACGAGCTTAACGAAGGCCCAAAGGATAGGCGCGATTAGGGCACCACGCACAAGGGCAGTATAAGAGAGAAGGAGGAGGCAACGAAAGGAGGACTTTTGGACAAATCACATCATGAGAAGTCATCATGAGGACTTATGGTCAACCTATGGCCCCACCAGCTCAGAATCCGCTGTCATTTGTGAAGGCTGACGGAGTACGGGCACAGTtattactatataaaagggactaaattcaaagcttttgagactatccacctcagccaaaatattctcatccaaaaagaattagaaataaatgtcatttataagataattaactaacatacaacttttgatatttctagaaatttcaaatttgtaactactaatttattaatagaatcatatatctatattgaattatattctatttttaatcgttaaactttaagggtaaataaattattaatttataatatatatagtttataactttatattgtagttataaataaagagaaaataatcgggaaaggtgaagaagctcatgtaaaattatgtaattaaaatggtaaaatggtgagtatgatgacgtgaatctaagaaaatttgttgtataaattatggtgctttcttcgtccactataatgatttaaaataaaatacatattcacataaataagtcaatatttgttgtttttttggtaagatgCTAAGATTATCAATTTTTGAAAGGTTACActattgtttttaaacaacttattacagcaaggaaacaaaaacaaccaacaacaactcaaggtaaaaaaagccttaaggaagtcttatacaagaaagataaaaagaagtagagaagaagagaaagaagaacttaccgggtaagagaggagacagtcacgcatcatacggtcgagagaggcaaggatgactgatgaaggtgaggaaacagctgtgaacacacgagcattacgctctttccacagcaggtagatggctgactgaaagtagagcttgatgactggagtagcatgcgtatctgcgttgacgcgaggttgattgatccaggctgcaacagagtgtagatcagccggagaagaaatccaaacttcagcagcaaaTCTAAACTTGTGccaatatttgttgttgatagtgtctatattcttttctaacattagtatctatattttttagtaaactgatccaaaTAGATTAatttgtggagctaaccaaatGGGGATTATAGTATTTACTTTgaaaaaagtaataggttgaatgatagatgaCGTGCGTGCTTTTTCATATGaaaatctgcacatatattaaaatcataagatttgaatcatagagaaaatatagtgtatatgactgaagttggtccattctgaaactaaagatggctaaaattcttctttgtcaaaatgcatagatgtgaatcttatatgaatagagttttTCATTGCTTATAACAGTGTAATAAACTCCgtgtgtaaaggagaaaaaatgttatataagtgaaaacaaaaattgtgattttttttcttgtgcctataggctcttcgcaatttgaagaagaaagaatatattgtgtgaaaatctttggctcggtcaaattttatccagttgtttataaaactgttgttatctgattcatgtaatttttcagtgttgatttaaaagcccaaaaaaacccatctatactgactttttaatatttttttctgtgatttgaatttaaaaagggataaaactttcgataagttatgtaaactcagaacaagtatttagcttcagaaaatatttacatgtttcaaacttataatatatacatatataatgtttaaaattatgcatataaaacctgtgtaaaatgtgcctgaatatgtttctcttctttaatgtgttaatcgtactatatataacattattttaaaatatcaaaaagtttatatcacatacaaaaaaccatcaataaaaaatataattcttcatctacaacaagaaaaatgaaaaattataaacatataaatttaaattaagaaaaaataacattGGAAAAATAAGAagttaatgtaaaataaaaaaaccgacaaataatattataaataaaataaatttataagacacaatcgcgcggaaaaaatctctagttaaacttaaaaaatgctCATTAATCAAATGACTAATGCAAAGGACGGATGATTTATTAATTAGGTTAGACAACGTCCATTGTAGAACGCACCCTCATGTCACATCTCTACATGTCGCTCTTCTAACATACAAATATATACTCATCTTGTCACTTTCTCTGATTATATCACATGTCAATTATGGCACATATGAATTACTACTagtaataaacaaataatagaaTTTGAATATCATTAAATGCATGGATGGGCACAGGCCATATCATAATCGCAGTAACTGAAACCATGGCTGAAGAAACTAAATTGTACGTATAATATATACAACACATATTTAAcgatttttctattggttactGGATAGAAAGTTGATATAAAGATAAGGAACATTATCTCCGGATTCTTAGGTTACGTGTGACACAAACAAGAAACAGACACATTAATGAAACAAAGATTCAGACAACAAGGGCTATAATGTGCTCCCATCATTTTAATGACATTATCCTCACGAAATCATTATAATACGAAGattatattatttgaattaaatttccgttttaaaaaccctaaaactgcAACAACTTTGAGTGTCCAGAAGAAGCATAAACAGACAATTAACGGTTTTAAAACCCTAATATCATTCTAAGAATTAAATAGAGTTACGTTGCATTATGTCAGATTTCCATCATGATCTTGGGTTGGGAAAGAATTGTGTACCGGCCATGAAAGTGTTGATCGGAGTTGGATAAAGAGCGGCTGGATCAGTGTAAGCCGCGGAGGAGCCGCCAATACCACCAGCGTTTGGAGTGGAGGAAGAAGCGGTTGCAACCGTCACAGATCCAGCTGTTATGAGATTCATCTGCTGAGCTCCTCCGCCACCAGAAGAGCTCTCACCAACGTTGTAGCCACCGCCACCAATACTTCCAGGACCGTTGTCGTAGAGAATGCCTTTAAAAACGTGACCACCGATGCTTACAGCTGTTTGGTAAGCAAACTCTTCTTCTCCGTCTTCCACTGAGCTCACTCGCACACATCTAAACACTGCCGGTGAGCTCACCTCCGCTGGGAAATCTCCAACCTCCAAAcctaaattatattaaaacaattgacaaaaaaaaatacattaaaacaaaGTAAAAGTTTTTATTAGAGATTAATCGCATGTTTGATTATTAAATAGgagtatataataaaacattagtattcatatattctttgaaaatttcagtcacaagaaaaaaaatattcttcgaAAATTCAGGTCACGGAAAAGAAGGTGCAGGGAATTAAAGAAAGAATACAGATTTCAACATCGATGAGAACAGCTTGTTCCTGTCAATCTAATCGTCAGTGTTTACTccaaaacagtattttcataaatcaaaactaaattacaaatatttatatatttatgcgTGTGTATATAAACTTATCTCTTTCAAGAAAACTTATACAAATAGggttttatttggttttgaaGGCTGATCCCAATCGTTACTTCAAATTATAACAACTGCAATATTGcatttcattatttccttaCATATCTAATAATTTACTGATATTTATATTCTATATACATGTATAGTATACCTGAAGCGTTGTGATGAGTAGGTACGCGAGTGCAGACaagagacgaagaagctgcCGGTAAATTTTCCCGTAGGCGTTTCGGTACGCCGCTATCACCGCGTGGCAGGTGCGTTTGAGGCTGAACCGTGCCTAACTGCTGTTGTCTCTCACGGCGTTTGGCGGCAGGAACCCACGTGCTCCTCACGTGAGTAGGACACTGGAAGCCACGGCTCTTGCAGCAAGTTCGACACCTAACGTGAGCGCAGTCTTTCTTGGCCTGATTCCCACAGTCTTGACAGCTCACACCggttcctcctcctccgccgcttCGCATCATCATGAGTGCCGCCGCAGCCGTTACTCCGGCGCCGGCGTTTGAAGTTTCGCCGGAGATATTGAATTGGCTATGGCTGCTTGGTCCTACTCCTAAACCAGCGGCGGAGGAGTATAGATCCAACCTTTGCTGATGCTGTTGATGCTGGAACATGATTTCTTGCTGGTTGTGGTTTTGCCATAGCTCAAGTGTGCCTAAAGCAGCAGCGTTTGAAGAGGAAGGAGCGATCGCGTTTGCGTTTGCGTTTGCGTTGACGTTAGGGTTTCTGTACCAAAGCCAAGACTCAGATACAGGCGGAGGAGGATTCGTGTTGGTCCTGTGTTCTTCTTGACCGTTTACTCCTCCGCCTCTGCCTCCTCCACCGTCTAACGAGAAAAAACCCGCCATTCACCGGcaacaccaccacaaccacTACCCATACCACCGCTCTCCAATCAgatatttagaagaaaaaaaatgaaacaaaaagacTCTCGCTCTAGATCTTTTTAACTTTCTCGCTTAGATCTTTGAGACTATAGGGGAGAGAGGAAATCTAGGGTTTAGGTAGAGAGTTCATTCTCTCCGGGTTTGTAGTGTTATTGAAATTGAAGTTGAGTACAGCTTTTAAGGGTGTGGTAAAAAGGCAAGCTCGTTTGTCGGTacgagagaagagagagtatTTAAGAAACAcacagagagaaagaagaaggggaagaaagagagagagatcagaGAGAGGGTTTCATGGCCTTTCTCGCGCTCTGCAACGCCGCCATAACCTTAATATCTCTCTCTCCACTCTGCTCCTCTAATTTAATTCTCTGTCTCCTCCTCTCTTTTCCTTTGTTTTCTAGATTTTGCAAAacatcttttttctttatttttgttttacacCTCTCACTAGTCACTTCAAAATTGCCACACCCGCTAGAACATTAATCTCTTATCGTTGATCGTTTATGATCCAACGGCTATTGTTTTGTCACGTCGGCACCAATggtatttttcttctttgtcgTTTCTTCCCGGAAACCCGTTGTTTCTTTCCCCTTTTCTCTTACATTTTGcaaatttttatatgttttgttttgttaaaatgaACTAACTAgtcgttataaaaaaaaaagaactaactAATTATCCTTAAAGGagtaaaattttcaaatgatcATCCCAtgaattctaaaaatattattcgtaaaaatttcaaacttgATAATCGAAAAGCATGTTCATCCCAGAAATTTAAAAGAACTAGTATCtagtattttaaaactaataataataataataataataataataataataataataataataataataataataataataataagcatGTGAAAATAGTGAAAGGTTTTCGTTTGAGAACTTTTAAAATACTGGTGAGACTTTCAAATGACATATGACATtcgtttaaataatatttatatatatttatatcattacACTATTATTTCTTTTCTTAGAAACTTTAACTGTTTTTAGCACTGAGGCAGTCCTAAAACTAAATGTATCTcaattatctaataaaaattaacatattttactagctaattattaaatattagatGAACAActcaaaattaagtttttctatgttttattttggcttgttttttaaaatttatttttatattagagTGTTCTTAGTctaataatttatcatataaGTTTC
It encodes the following:
- the LOC106370693 gene encoding protein SHI RELATED SEQUENCE 1, translated to MAGFFSLDGGGGRGGGVNGQEEHRTNTNPPPPVSESWLWYRNPNVNANANANAIAPSSSNAAALGTLELWQNHNQQEIMFQHQQHQQRLDLYSSAAGLGVGPSSHSQFNISGETSNAGAGVTAAAALMMMRSGGGGGTGVSCQDCGNQAKKDCAHVRCRTCCKSRGFQCPTHVRSTWVPAAKRRERQQQLGTVQPQTHLPRGDSGVPKRLRENLPAASSSLVCTRVPTHHNASGLEVGDFPAEVSSPAVFRCVRVSSVEDGEEEFAYQTAVSIGGHVFKGILYDNGPGSIGGGGYNVGESSSGGGGAQQMNLITAGSVTVATASSSTPNAGGIGGSSAAYTDPAALYPTPINTFMAGTQFFPNPRS